In the genome of Vicia villosa cultivar HV-30 ecotype Madison, WI linkage group LG7, Vvil1.0, whole genome shotgun sequence, one region contains:
- the LOC131616397 gene encoding gamma-tubulin complex component 2-like isoform X1, which yields MTQTAAGFENLIGYYEPPVQELIVIDEVLSAMVGVEGRYISIKTLRGKKDEIINFLVDPSMDLALQELAKRIFPLCRSFLLINQFVESRSQFQNGLVNHAFSAALREFLLDYQALVAQLEHQFRLGRLSLQGLWFYCQPMLRSMQALSTVIQKASANSFSGSAVLNLLQSQAKAMAGDNAVRLLLEKMTQCASRAYMSILERWVYEGVIDDPYGEFFIAEDKSLQKESLTKDYDAKYWRQRYSLKDGIPSFLANAAGTILTTGKYLNVLRECGHNVQVPPSENSKLMSFGSNHHYLECIKAAYNFASGELVNLIKEKYDLTGKLRSIKHYLLLDQGDFLVHFMDIARDELAKKPDEVSVEKLQSLLDLALRTTAASVDPYHEGLTCIVERSSLLKRLGTFNVTEVSQRDSSNNDILEEPVSITGLETFSLSYKVHWPLSIVLSRKALTNYQLIFRFLFHCKHVDRQLCGAWQTHQGVRALNTRGTAISRSSLLCRSMLKFINSLLHYLTFEVIEPNWHVMYTRLQSANSIDEVIQHHDFFLDKCLRECLLLLPELLKKVEKLKSMCLQYAAATQWLISSSIVLHSPDESKANSLGTKQSKSGQVLKSTTRNSAVTDSILKFEKDFDTELQSLGSILSSSSQAEPYLAHLAKWILGVKLEHNGL from the exons GAGCTTATTGTTATTGATGAAGTGCTCTCTGCTATGGTTGGGGTTGAAGGACGTTACATTTCAATCAAAACACTTCGAGGAAAGAAGGATGAGATTATTAATTTCCTGGTGGACCCATCTATGGATTTGGCACTGCAG GAGTTGGCAAAACGGATTTTCCCTCTTTGTAGGAGCTTTCTGTTGATCAACCAATTTGTGGAATCAAGGTCTCAGTTCCAGAATGGGCTAGTTAATCATGCCTTTTCTGCTGCCCTTAGGGAATTCCTTCTC GATTACCAGGCCTTGGTGGCACAACTTGAGCACCAATTCCGGCTTGGGAGACTTTCCCTTCAAGGACTGTGGTTCTACTGTCAG CCCATGTTGAGGTCTATGCAGGCATTGTCTACTGTCATACAGAAGGCTTCAGCCAATAGTTTTTCTGGTTCTGCCGTTCTTAACTTACTACAGAGCCAG GCAAAAGCTATGGCTGGAGATAATGCAGTTAGGTTGTTGCTGGAGAAAATGACACAATGTGCAAGTAGAGCCTACATGAGCATACTAGAAAG ATGGGTCTATGAAGGAGTAATAGATGATCCTTATGGTGAATTTTTCATCGCAGAAGACAAATCTCTTCAAAAG GAGAGTCTTACTAAAGATTATGATGCTAAGTATTGGCGACAGCGTTACAGCCTCAAAGATGGAATTCCTAGTTTCCTTGCCAATGCTGCGGGAACAATTTTGACCACAGGAAAATATCTAAATGTCCTGAGAGAATGTGGACACAATGTTCAG GTCCCTCCATCAGAAAATTCAAAACTGATGAGCTTTGGCTCAAATCATCATTATCTTGAATGTATTAAGGCTGCTTATAACTTCGCAAGTGGGGAACTTGTGAATCTCATTAAGGAAAAG TATGATCTAACAGGAAAATTGCGGTCTATAAAACACTatcttcttcttgatcag GGGGATTTCTTAGTGCATTTTATGGATATTGCTCGAGATGAGCTGGCCAAAAAACCTGATGAAGTATCAGTTGAGAAGCTGCAG TCTCTTCTAGACCTTGCTCTGCGTACAACAGCAGCTTCTGTCGATCCTTATCATGAAGGCTTAACCTGTATTGTG GAAAGATCATCTTTGCTTAAAAGGTTGGGCACAtttaatgtcactgaagttagcCAGAGAGATTCTAGTAATAATGATATTCTGGAAGAGCCTGTTAGCATCACCGGCCTTGAaacattttcactaagttataaG gTGCACTGGCCATTGTCTATAGTATTATCACGTAAAGCCCTTACAAATTACCAGTTAATTTTTCGATTTCTTTTCCACTGCAAACATGTTGACCGTCAGCTATGTGGAGCCTGGCAAACACATCAA GGAGTTCGTGCTCTCAATACACGTGGAACTGCTATCTCCAGATCTTCTCTTCTGTGTCGAAGTATGCTTAAATTTATCAATAGCCTTTTGCACTATCTTACATTTGAG GTTATTGAACCCAATTGGCACGTGATGTATACTAGACTTCAGTCAGCAAATAGCATAGACGAG GTTATTCAACATCATGATTTTTTCCTTGATAAGTGTCTGAGAGAGTGTTTACTACTTTTACCGGAGTTGCTAAAG AAGGTGGAGAAGCTTAAATCCATGTGCCTTCAATATGCAGCTGCAACTCAGTGGCTTATATCATCTTCTATCGTATTACATAGTCCAGATGAATCTAAAGCTAATTCACTCGGAACTAAACAATCAAAATCAGGTCAGGTCCTGAAGTCAACCACCAGAAATTCAGCGGTCACTGATTCTATTCT CAAATTTGAGAAGGATTTTGATACCGAGCTTCAGAGTCTTGGATCAATCTTGAGTAGTAGCTCCCAGGCAGAGCCATATTTGGCCCATCTTGCAAAATGGATTCTTGGTGTCAAACTCGAACATAATGGTTTGTGA
- the LOC131616397 gene encoding gamma-tubulin complex component 2-like isoform X2, whose protein sequence is MTQTAAGFENLIGYYEPPVQELIVIDEVLSAMVGVEGRYISIKTLRGKKDEIINFLVDPSMDLALQELAKRIFPLCRSFLLINQFVESRSQFQNGLVNHAFSAALREFLLDYQALVAQLEHQFRLGRLSLQGLWFYCQPMLRSMQALSTVIQKASANSFSGSAVLNLLQSQAKAMAGDNAVRLLLEKMTQCASRAYMSILERWVYEGVIDDPYGEFFIAEDKSLQKESLTKDYDAKYWRQRYSLKDGIPSFLANAAGTILTTGKYLNVLRECGHNVQVPPSENSKLMSFGSNHHYLECIKAAYNFASGELVNLIKEKYDLTGKLRSIKHYLLLDQGDFLVHFMDIARDELAKKPDEVSVEKLQSLLDLALRTTAASVDPYHEGLTCIVVHWPLSIVLSRKALTNYQLIFRFLFHCKHVDRQLCGAWQTHQGVRALNTRGTAISRSSLLCRSMLKFINSLLHYLTFEVIEPNWHVMYTRLQSANSIDEVIQHHDFFLDKCLRECLLLLPELLKKVEKLKSMCLQYAAATQWLISSSIVLHSPDESKANSLGTKQSKSGQVLKSTTRNSAVTDSILKFEKDFDTELQSLGSILSSSSQAEPYLAHLAKWILGVKLEHNGL, encoded by the exons GAGCTTATTGTTATTGATGAAGTGCTCTCTGCTATGGTTGGGGTTGAAGGACGTTACATTTCAATCAAAACACTTCGAGGAAAGAAGGATGAGATTATTAATTTCCTGGTGGACCCATCTATGGATTTGGCACTGCAG GAGTTGGCAAAACGGATTTTCCCTCTTTGTAGGAGCTTTCTGTTGATCAACCAATTTGTGGAATCAAGGTCTCAGTTCCAGAATGGGCTAGTTAATCATGCCTTTTCTGCTGCCCTTAGGGAATTCCTTCTC GATTACCAGGCCTTGGTGGCACAACTTGAGCACCAATTCCGGCTTGGGAGACTTTCCCTTCAAGGACTGTGGTTCTACTGTCAG CCCATGTTGAGGTCTATGCAGGCATTGTCTACTGTCATACAGAAGGCTTCAGCCAATAGTTTTTCTGGTTCTGCCGTTCTTAACTTACTACAGAGCCAG GCAAAAGCTATGGCTGGAGATAATGCAGTTAGGTTGTTGCTGGAGAAAATGACACAATGTGCAAGTAGAGCCTACATGAGCATACTAGAAAG ATGGGTCTATGAAGGAGTAATAGATGATCCTTATGGTGAATTTTTCATCGCAGAAGACAAATCTCTTCAAAAG GAGAGTCTTACTAAAGATTATGATGCTAAGTATTGGCGACAGCGTTACAGCCTCAAAGATGGAATTCCTAGTTTCCTTGCCAATGCTGCGGGAACAATTTTGACCACAGGAAAATATCTAAATGTCCTGAGAGAATGTGGACACAATGTTCAG GTCCCTCCATCAGAAAATTCAAAACTGATGAGCTTTGGCTCAAATCATCATTATCTTGAATGTATTAAGGCTGCTTATAACTTCGCAAGTGGGGAACTTGTGAATCTCATTAAGGAAAAG TATGATCTAACAGGAAAATTGCGGTCTATAAAACACTatcttcttcttgatcag GGGGATTTCTTAGTGCATTTTATGGATATTGCTCGAGATGAGCTGGCCAAAAAACCTGATGAAGTATCAGTTGAGAAGCTGCAG TCTCTTCTAGACCTTGCTCTGCGTACAACAGCAGCTTCTGTCGATCCTTATCATGAAGGCTTAACCTGTATTGTG gTGCACTGGCCATTGTCTATAGTATTATCACGTAAAGCCCTTACAAATTACCAGTTAATTTTTCGATTTCTTTTCCACTGCAAACATGTTGACCGTCAGCTATGTGGAGCCTGGCAAACACATCAA GGAGTTCGTGCTCTCAATACACGTGGAACTGCTATCTCCAGATCTTCTCTTCTGTGTCGAAGTATGCTTAAATTTATCAATAGCCTTTTGCACTATCTTACATTTGAG GTTATTGAACCCAATTGGCACGTGATGTATACTAGACTTCAGTCAGCAAATAGCATAGACGAG GTTATTCAACATCATGATTTTTTCCTTGATAAGTGTCTGAGAGAGTGTTTACTACTTTTACCGGAGTTGCTAAAG AAGGTGGAGAAGCTTAAATCCATGTGCCTTCAATATGCAGCTGCAACTCAGTGGCTTATATCATCTTCTATCGTATTACATAGTCCAGATGAATCTAAAGCTAATTCACTCGGAACTAAACAATCAAAATCAGGTCAGGTCCTGAAGTCAACCACCAGAAATTCAGCGGTCACTGATTCTATTCT CAAATTTGAGAAGGATTTTGATACCGAGCTTCAGAGTCTTGGATCAATCTTGAGTAGTAGCTCCCAGGCAGAGCCATATTTGGCCCATCTTGCAAAATGGATTCTTGGTGTCAAACTCGAACATAATGGTTTGTGA
- the LOC131618172 gene encoding fimbrin-2-like has product MSGHWGILVSDPSLQNQFTQVELRSLKTHFMSMRRESGKLVIADLASKMSRLKVVGENLSEEERGSYVKDLYQNNDEEVDFELFLKVYLKLQTFANSRTGSSPKNSSAFLKAATTTLLHTISESEKSSYVTHINHYLSQDEFLKKYLPIDPSSNELFEVAKDGVLLCKLINVAVPGTIDERAINTKRLLNPWERNENHTLCLNSAKAIGCTVVNIGTQDFIEGRRHLVLGVISQIIKIQLLADLNLKKTPQLLELLDDSKDMEELMNLPPEKILLRWMNFHLKKSEYKKIVSNFSSDVKDAEAYAHLLNILAPEYTNPSTMAVKNSFERAKLVLEHSDKMGCKRYLTAKDIVEGSPNLNLAFVAHIFQHRNGLTDQTKQISLLQALPDDTEDSREERAFRLWINSLGNSTYINNVFEDLRNGWILLETLEKVSSGIVNWKIANKPPIKMPFKKVENCNQVVKIGKQLKFSLVNVAGNDIVQGNKKLILAYLWQLMRYNILQLLKNLRFHSRGKEITDADILEWANSKVSSTGSQSSMHSFKDKRLSDGIFFLELLSSVQPRAVNWGLVTKGVTDEEKKMNASYIISIARKLGCSIFLLPEDITEVNQKMILTLTASIMYWFLKHPHEERTVGISDSESGSQLETTSNSTLDDSASDSSVDENGNV; this is encoded by the exons aTGTCTGGTCATTGGGGAATTCTTGTTTCAGATCCATCTCTTCAGAATCAGTTCACTCAAGTTGAACTTAGAAGCTTAAAAACCCAT TTTATGAGTATGAGGAGGGAAAGTGGGAAGCTTGTGATTGCAGATTTAGCTTCTAAGATGTCAAGATTGAAAGTTGTGGGAGAAAATCTGAGTGAGGAAGAAAGAGGTTCATATGTTAAGGATTTGTATCAGAACAATGATGAAGAGGTTGATTTTGAATTGTTTCTAAAG GTTTACTTGAAACTTCAAACATTTGCGAATTCTAGAACAGGAAGTAGTCCGAAGAATTCCTCAGCATTCTTAAAGGCAGCTACTACGACATTGCTTCACACAATAAGTGAATCGGAGAAATCATCTTATGTTACACATATAAATCACTATCTTTCACAAGATGAGTTTCTCAAGAAGTACCTTCCTATTGATCCTTCGTCCAATGAGCTCTTCGAAGTTGCAAAAGACGGTGTTCTTCTTTG CAAGCTTATCAATGTGGCAGTTCCGGGGACTATTGACGAACGTGCAATCAATACGAAAAGATTACTCAATCCATGGGAAAGGAATGAAAATCACACACTTTGTCTCAATTCTGCTAAAGCCATTGGATGTACCGTAGTCAACATTGGCACACAAGACTTCATTGAAGGAAGG CGTCATCTAGTACTCGGAGTGATATCACAGATTATTAAG ATACAACTATTGGCAGATCTCAATCTAAAGAAAACTCCTCAGCTTCTTGAGTTGCTTGATGATAGTAAG GATATGGAAGAGTTGATGAATCTACCACCCGAAAAGATCTTGTTAAGGTGGATGAATTTCCATTTGAAGAAATCCGAGTACAAGAAGATTGTCTCTAACTTCTCCTCTGATGTCAAG GACGCTGAGGCTTATGCGCACCTTCTAAATATTCTTGCACCAGAATACACTAATCCCTCCACAATGGCGGTAAAAAATTCATTTGAAAGAGCAAAGTTGGTTCTCGAACATTCTGATAAAATGGGCTGCAAGCGATACCTAACCGCAAAAGACATCGTGGAAGGTTCCCCAAATCTTAATCTTGCCTTTGTTGCACATATTTTCCAGCACAG GAATGGACTTACAGACCAGACAAAACAGATTTCACTCCTTCAAGCCTTGCCTGATGACACCGAAGATTCTAGAGAAGAGAGAGCTTTTCGCCTTTGGATTAACAGTCTCGGAAATTCAACATATATCAACAATGTCTTTGAGGATCTTAGAAACGG GTGGATTCTTTTAGAGACACTTGAGAAGGTGTCGTCAGGGATTGTGAATTGGAAGATTGCTAACAAGCCTCCAATTAAGATGCCATTTAAGAAAGTTGAGAATTGCAACCAAGTTGTGAAAATAGGGAAACAGCTTAAATTCTCATTGGTAAATGTTGCTGGAAATGACATTGTGCAGGGAAATAAAAAGTTAATACTCG CTTATCTGTGGCAATTGATGCGATACAACATCCTACAACTTCTAAAGAACTTGCGATTTCACTCTCGCGGGAAGGAAATAACCGATGCTGATATTTTGGAATGGGCTAACAGCAAAGTTAGCAGCACAGGAAGTCAAAGCAGTATGCACAGTTTTAAG GACAAACGTTTATCCGATGGAATATTTTTCCTTGAGCTTCTTAGTTCAGTGCAGCCAAGAGCTGTAAACTGGGGACTTGTAACAAAAGGAGTAACTG ATGaagagaaaaagatgaatgcCAGCTACATCATCAGTATTGCAAGAAAGCTAGGCTGCTCTATATTCCTGCTTCCCGAAGACATCACTGAG GTGAATCAAAAGATGATTCTTACTCTAACAGCTAGTATAATGTACTGGTTCCTAAAACACCCTCATGAAGAAAGAACAGTTGGAATTTCAGATAGTGAGAGTGGTAGTCAATTGGAGACTACATCAAATTCAACACTAGATGATTCTGCTTCTGATTCATCTGTTGATGAAAATGGAAATGTGTAA
- the LOC131618173 gene encoding G-type lectin S-receptor-like serine/threonine-protein kinase RLK1 produces the protein MAFSLLPFLLYSLFLQSISVAAQTKSTIAIGDSFTADSSTSPWLLSPSGDFAFGFLPLKDTNLFLLSIWYAKISEKTVVWYANGDSPAPKGSKVELTAKDGLVLTSPNGVRLWNTEGLNSAVSRGVFNDTGNFVLEDGHFNSLWETFKFPSDTLLPSQVVEKGRKLSSRLKETDFSKGRFELLLQSDGNLVMHSINLPSGYVNENYYESKTDGSGTSSAGTQLVFDRSGNLYVLGENNDKYNVSGEESKVSTIDFYVRATLNFDGVFTFFKHPKSSTKSEGWTTVWSKPDNICLYTVSSGSGVCGYNSFCTLGQDKRPICQCPKSYSLVDPGDPYGSCKPDFIQGCVGRNDLYDFDILIDTDWPLSDYVLQRPFTEEQCRNSCLEDCFCSVAIFRLGDSCWKKKLPLSNGRVDATLNGAKAFLKVKKANVSLG, from the coding sequence ATGGCTTTCTCTCTGCTTCCCTTTCTCCTCTACTCACTGTTTCTGCAATCCATCAGTGTTGCAGCTCAAACCAAAAGTACTATAGCCATTGGTGATTCTTTTACTGCAGATAGTAGCACCTCTCCATGGTTGCTTTCACCTTCTGGTGACTTTGCCTTTGGTTTTCTTCCACTCAAAGACACTAATCTATTTTTGCTTTCCATTTGGTATGCAAAAATTTCTGAGAAAACTGTTGTATGGTATGCCAATGGAGATAGTCCTGCACCAAAAGGGTCAAAAGTTGAACTCACTGCCAAAGATGGGTTGGTGCTAACTTCTCCAAATGGTGTCAGGTTATGGAACACCGAGGGACTCAATAGTGCAGTTTCTCGCGGTGTGTTCAATGACACCGGCAACTTTGTGCTTGAGGATGGTCATTTCAACAGTCTTTGGGAAACTTTCAAGTTTCCTAGTGACACCTTGTTGCCTTCTCAGGTTGTTGAAAAAGGAAGAAAGCTTTCTTCAAGGCTTAAGGAGACAGATTTCAGTAAAGGAAGGTTCGAGCTTCTTTTGCAAAGTGATGGTAATCTTGTTATGCATTCTATTAATTTACCATCTGGTTATGTTAATGAAAACTACTATGAAAGTAAAACTGATGGATCCGGTACATCAAGTGCTGGAACTCAACTGGTTTTTGACAGATCAGGGAACTTGTATGTCTTGGGAGAGAACAATGACAAATACAATGTGTCAGGAGAAGAGAGTAAAGTCTCTACCATAGATTTTTATGTTAGAGCAACTCTTAATTTTGATGGAGTTTTCACATTTTTCAAGCATCCAAAGAGTTCAACTAAGAGTGAAGGTTGGACCACAGTATGGTCCAAACCTGATAATATATGTCTTTATACTGTCAGTTCTGGTAGTGGAGTTTGTGGATATAATAGTTTCTGCACTTTGGGACAGGATAAGAGACCAATATGCCAGTGTCCAAAAAGTTACTCACTGGTTGATCCTGGTGATCCGTATGGTAGCTGTAAGCCAGATTTCATACAAGGATGTGTAGGAAGAAACGATCTCTATGACTTTGATATTTTGATTGACACTGATTGGCCTTTATCAGATTATGTGCTTCAAAGGCCTTTTACTGAAGAACAATGTAGGAATTCTTGTTTGGAAGATTGCTTTTGTTCTGTGGCTATTTTCAGGTTAGGTGATAGTTGTTGGAAGAAGAAGTTGCCACTGTCAAATGGGAGAGTTGATGCAACTCTTAATGGTGCTAAGGCCTTCTTGAAAGTGAAAAAAGCTAATGTTTCCCTTGGTTGA
- the LOC131619922 gene encoding NDR1/HIN1-like protein 10: MSQKPPPIQFDEDRKASLFDRFWIVTMLLFLGIGLYFVFSEISKPSRPLEFNIVDASITQFSLSSDNTLYYNFKLNITVRNPNYDGGYRSEISITAISYYKGNKFAMVDMDSFAPDCKKTVLKPVVFYGNSLIKLNAQQLMEYDNETRSRIFNLDLKLNLEDNKYIYCIGLKIPLISNKNLESSFNVTQCSREYGGWG, encoded by the coding sequence ATGTCGCAGAAACCTCCACCTATCCAATTCGACGAGGACCGCAAGGCCTCTTTGTTTGATCGTTTCTGGATTGTAACTATGTTGTTATTTTTGGGCATTGGGCTATATTTTGTTTTCTCAGAAATCTCGAAGCCCTCTAGACCACTAGAGTTCAATATAGTTGATGCCTCAATCACACAGTTTTCTCTCTCAAGCGACAACACCTTGTACTATAATTTTAAGCTCAATATAACTGTGAGAAATCCAAACTATGATGGCGGGTATAGGAGCGAGATCAGCATTACTGCGATTTCTTATTATAAAGGCAACAAATTTGCTATGGTGGATATGGATTCGTTTGCCCCAGATTGTAAGAAGACTGTTTTGAAGCCGGTCGTATTTTACGGGAACAGTTTGATCAAACTCAATGCTCAACAACTTATGGAATATGATAATGAGACACGATCCagaatttttaatttagatttgaAATTAAATTTGGAAGACAACAAATATATTTATTGTATAGGCTTAAAAATTCCTTTGATTTCTAATAAAAATTTAGAATCTAGTTTCAATGTTACCCAATGCTCTCGAGAATACGGAGGATGGGGTTAG